From one Dermacentor variabilis isolate Ectoservices chromosome 3, ASM5094787v1, whole genome shotgun sequence genomic stretch:
- the LOC142574070 gene encoding uncharacterized protein LOC142574070, with protein sequence MLRACVILALASSALAGFIHGSGYSLGSGVGLGSGIGLGSGVGLTSYGLSHGIGYSGLTGFGVGHGLAYGPAASYAVAAPAVARTVSTYQADPAVTAVHAAPAVATYAAAPVATVAAAPAVSRVTTYQSAPVVAAAPAVSTTYHAAPAVATYAAAPAVSRVTTYQSAPAVATYAAPAVSRVTYQAAPAVTKVYQSAPVVAAAPAVSRVTTYQSAPAVTTYQSAPAVATYAAPAVSGVTYQAAPAVTKVYQSAPVVAAAPAVSHVTYQSAPAVTKVFQSAPAVATVAAAPAVSHVTSYAAAPAVATVAHAAPVASYAAAPAVATVHASPAVATTTVHHAPAVATVSHAAPAFAAYQAAPVYGYGVGSLGYGAGHYGLGHGFGVYGLNYGYGLGTPFDYNTLLRRKK encoded by the exons ATG CTCCGTGCTTGCGTCATCCTGGCCCTGGCCTCCAGCGCCCTTGCTGGATTCATTCATGGTAGTGGCTACAGCCTCGGCAGTGGTGTCGGCCTCGGCAGCGGTATTGGCCTCGGCAGTGGTGTTGGCCTCACTAGCTATGGTCTTAGCCACGGAATTGGCTACTCCGGCCTAACTGGCTTCGGTGTCGGCCACGGCCTTGCCTACGGACCAGCCGCCAGTTACGCCGTAGCTGCTCCAGCTGTTGCTCGTACCGTCTCCACATATCAAGCTGATCCAGCTGTGACCGCTGTTCACGCTGCTCCAGCTGTCGCTACCTACGCCGCTGCCCCAGTCGCCACCGTGGCCGCTGCTCCTGCCGTGTCCCGCGTGACCACCTACCAGTCCGCTCCAGTTGTGGCCGCTGCCCCAGCAGTTTCTACCACTTACCACGCTGCTCCAGCGGTCGCTACCTACGCCGCTGCTCCAGCCGTGTCCCGCGTCACCACCTACCAGTCTGCTCCAGCTGTCGCTACCTACGCTGCCCCAGCTGTGTCCCGCGTGACCTACCAGGCCGCCCCAGCGGTGACTAAGGTTTACCAGAGCGCCCCAGTCGTCGCTGCTGCCCCAGCTGTCTCCCGCGTCACCACCTACCAGTCTGCTCCAGCTGTCACCACCTACCAGTCTGCCCCAGCTGTCGCTACCTACGCTGCTCCAGCTGTCTCCGGCGTGACCTACCAGGCCGCCCCAGCTGTGACTAAGGTTTACCAGAGCGCCCCAGTCGTCGCTGCTGCCCCAGCCGTGTCCCACGTCACCTACCAGTCTGCCCCAGctgtcaccaaggtcttccagtcGGCCCCAGCTGTTGCCACCGTCGCTGCCGCTCCAGCTGTGTCCCACGTGACCAGCTACGCCGCTGCCCCAGCTGTGGCTACAGTCGCTCATGCTGCCCCAGTCGCCAGCTACGCCGCTGCCCCAGCTGTCGCTACCGTTCACGCCTCCCCCGCTGTTGCCACCACCACCGTCCACCACGCCCCAGCTGTGGCCACTGTCTCCCATGCTGCCCCAGCCTTCGCTGCCTACCAGGCGGCCCCAGTCTACGGCTACGGCGTTGGAAGCCTCGGCTACGGCGCTGGGCACTACGGCCTCGGCCACGGCTTTGGTGTCTACGGCCTGAACTACGGCTACGGCCTTGGCACTCCCTTCGACTACAACACCCTCCTCCGCAGGAAGAAGT AA